In Mangifera indica cultivar Alphonso unplaced genomic scaffold, CATAS_Mindica_2.1 Un_0023, whole genome shotgun sequence, one genomic interval encodes:
- the LOC123206074 gene encoding uncharacterized protein LOC123206074, translating to MAKGSRVRRRISSRQFRPTPYSLLSSNRGIAEEMCLKKCSKALDKKDWEDATCSVCMEYPHNAVLLLCSSHDKGCRPYMCGTSFRYSNCLHQYKKAYTKVIPSNHVQSLPGSADNPVVVPDSSLPSEKCEIMELACPLCRGQVKGWTVVEPAREYLNAKKRSCMQDECSFVGAYKELRKHMKADHPSARPREVDPNLEQKWRRLEREHERDDVISTIRSTMPGAMVFGDYVIEGNHYGFGTDGEDGRFDADTADRDGGFEVGFDSNLVNVFLLLHAFGASGNDLGRRSRQTQRNFHHTSDEADVGIRHSTSIGGLDYSDQDEDDGDNNDHVGLSLVSRLRRHGRVLLNRSGRRRRRREINEVRNI from the coding sequence ATGGCAAAAGGTAGCAGAGTGAGGCGTAGGATTTCTTCTCGACAATTCAGGCCGACACCATACTCATTGCTATCCTCTAATCGTGGTATTGCTGAGGAGATGTGTCTGAAGAAGTGCTCCAAAGCCTTGGATAAGAAAGACTGGGAAGATGCAACATGTTCTGTGTGCATGGAGTACCCACACAATGCTGTTCTTCTCCTCTGTTCGTCTCATGACAAGGGCTGCAGGCCTTACATGTGTGGAACAAGTTTCCGATATTCGAACTGCCTTCACCAGTACAAGAAAGCCTATACCAAAGTAATCCCATCCAATCATGTTCAGTCCTTGCCTGGTTCAGCTGATAATCCAGTTGTTGTACCTGATTCTAGCTTACCCTCTGAGAAGTGTGAAATTATGGAGCTTGCATGCCCCCTTTGCAGAGGCCAGGTGAAAGGGTGGACAGTTGTGGAACCTGCTCGAGAATATTTAAATGCAAAAAAGAGAAGCTGTATGCAGGATGAATGTTCTTTTGTTGGAGCTTACAAAGAGCTAAGGAAACACATGAAGGCTGATCACCCTTCTGCAAGGCCACGTGAAGTGGATCCCAATCTTGAACAGAAATGGAGAAGGCTTGAGCGAGAGCATGAGCGCGATGATGTGATCAGCACAATAAGGTCAACAATGCCAGGGGCAATGGTTTTTGGGGACTATGTAATAGAAGGAAATCATTATGGTTTTGGCACAGATGGAGAGGATGGGAGATTTGATGCAGATACTGCAGATAGGGATGGAGGTTTTGAGGTGGGCTTTGATAGTAATTTGGTGAATGTTTTTCTGCTATTGCATGCATTTGGTGCATCAGGGAATGACCTTGGTAGACGGTCAAGGCAGACACAGAGGAATTTCCACCACACATCAGATGAGGCTGATGTTGGAATCCGCCATTCAACCTCCATTGGTGGCTTAGATTACTCTGATCAAGATGAAGACGATGGTGACAATAATGACCATGTTGGTCTTTCCCTAGTTAGCCGTCTCCGCCGACATGGCAGAGTTTTGTTGAACCGTTCAGGTAGGAGAAGGAGACGTAGAGAAATCAATGAGGTtagaaacatataa